A window of Struthio camelus isolate bStrCam1 chromosome 15, bStrCam1.hap1, whole genome shotgun sequence contains these coding sequences:
- the SUN1 gene encoding SUN domain-containing protein 1 isoform X11, with translation MDFSRLHTYTPPQCVPENTGYTYALSSSYSSAALDFETEHKLDPVFDSPRMSRRSLRLAAAGFHKSDDARSDILHDGSYAGNVSFREQSKMVKQRKSMNKQSGTVRHTPRKNLSSSSIFSQSSFNSHASDTSMTSTVLDESLIREQTEVDHFWGLDDDGDPKGSDTTLMQGNGDVATAEMQTAVINGYTCNDCSMLSERKEVLTAYSASHVPSSRIYSRDRSQKHASTHSDYCGSMNVKEIFRDNSRLGVHEESIWRAASGMFWWLRTGWYQLVALMSLLSALLLRCLPKIFKLLLFLIPLLFLLGMWSWGFDGFVSLLPSLNWTRIHRVQRIDDAIHILKPQPDSSHSVQPPKGTINIFDSGRVTELEKQMAFVSDRCHHRDEEYRKVMLLLQNLQDQVAQMSDRSEILTLIKNVMSQHLTDMKEEEKTNFLALHQEHEMRIMTLGDLLGKLSAKSEDIQKELDIAKAKTMRDGDEHNHLLSKVKKLELELSQMKSELLNWQSVKTSCDKIDVIHEKVDAQVKESIKLMFFGDRQEDFPESLLQWLASNFVSKSDLQTLLQDLELQILKNITLHMSSTNQKLTSEVVTNAVNNVGVSGITEAQARIIVNNALKLYSQDKTGMVDFALESGGGSILSTRCSETYETKTALISLFGIPLWYFSQSPRVVIQPDMYPGNCWAFKGSQGYLVVRLSMKIYPTAFTVEHIPKTLSPTGNITSAPKNFSVYGLDDEYQEEGVLLGHYFYDQGGEPLQMFPVKEENENVFQIVELRIVSNWGHAEYTCLYRFRVHGKPAE, from the exons ttCAAGTTATTCTTCGGCTGCTTTGGATTTTGAGACAGAGCACAAATTGGATCCGGTATTTGATTCACCAAGAATGTCACGGCGTAGTTTGCGGTTAGCTGCTGCAGGATTTCATAAATCGGATGATGCCCGAAGTGATATCCTTCATGATGGCTCTTACGCTGGAAATGTGTCTTTCAGAGAACAGTCTAA GATGGTGAAGCAACGCAAAAGTATGAATAAACAATCTGGCACTGTGAGACATACACCAAGGAAAAATCTATCCAGCTCTTCTATTTTTAGCCAAAGTAGTTTCAATAGCCATGCCAGTGATACATCAATGACATCCACTGTATTGGATGAATCTTTGATTCGAGAGCAGACTGAAGTTGATCATTTCTGGG gtcTTGATGATGATGGTGACCCGAAAG GTAGTGATACTACACTGATGCAGGGAAATGGTGATGTAGCAACAGCGGAAATGCAGACTGCAGTGATCAATGGCTATACTTGCAACGATTGCAGCATGCTTTCTGAACGGAAGGAGGTTCTTACAGCATACTCTGCTTCTCACGTGCCATCTTCCAGAATTTACTCGAGGGATAGGAGTCAGAAGCATGCATCTA CTCACTCAGATTACTGTGGAAGCATGAACGTAAAGGAGATTTTCAGAGACAATAGCCGTCTTGGTGTACATGAGGAATCAATAT GGAGGGCAGCTTCTGGCATGTTCTGGTGGCTTAGAACTGGATGGTATCAACTTGTTGCTCTAATGTCTTTGCTCAGTGCGCTGCTTCTTAG ATGCCTTCCAAAGATTTTCAAGCTATTACTGTTTCTCATCCCGCTGCTGTTTTTACTAG GTATGTGGTCCTGGGGATTTGATGGCTTCGTTTCACTACTACCCTCATTGAACTGGACAAGAATTCACAGAGTACAGAGAATAGATGATGCTATTCATATTCTCAAACCACAGCCTGATTCTTCTCATTCTGTGCAGCCTCCAAAG GGTACCATAAATATCTTTGATTCTGGTCGTGTAACTGAGCTGGAAAAGCAAATGGCCTTCGTGTCTGACAGATGCCATCACCGTGATGAAGAATATAGGAAAGTGATGCTTCTACTCCAGAATCTTCAAGATCAAGTTGCCCAGATGAGTGACAGAAGTGAAATATTGACACTAATAAAAAATGTGATGAGTCAGCATCTCACAGAtatgaaagaggaggaaaag actaaCTTCCTGGCTTTACATCAAGAACATGAGATGCGCATCATGACACTGGGAGACCTTCTTGGAAAACTTTCTGCTAAATCTGAG GACATCCAGAAGGAGCTTGACATAGCCAAAGCAAAAACAATGCG AGATGGTGATGAACATAATCACCTTTTATCCAAAGTTAAAAAGCTGGAACTAGAGTTGTCTCAGATGAAATCAGAGCTGTTAAATTGGCAAAGTGTGAAGACAAGCTGCGACAAAATAGATGTCATTCATGAGAAA GTAGATGCCCAGGTCAAAGAATCCATCAAGCTAATGTTTTTCGGTGATCGCCAGGAAGACTTTCCTGAATCACTTCTCCAATGGCTTGCATCCAATTTTGTGAGCAAAAGTGATTTGCAGACTTTGCTGCAGGATCTAGAGTTGCAGATCCTCAAGAACATTACTCTCCATATGTCGTCTACAAACCAAAAACTAACGTCTGAAGTAGTAACAAATGCTGTGAATAACGTAGGGGTTTCTGGAATCACGGAAGCG CAAGCACGCATTATTGTAAACAATGCGTTGAAGCTCTATTCTCAAGACAAGACTGGCATGGTGGATTTCGCCTTAGAATCTGGAG GTGGCAGTATTCTGAGTACTCGCTGTTCTGAAACCTATGAGACTAAAACAGCATTAATTAGCCTCTTTGGAATTCCTCTGTGGTACTTCTCTCAGTCTCCCAGAGTGGTGATTCAG CCGGACATGTATCCAGGAAACTGCTGGGCTTTCAAAGGATCACAAGGGTATCTTGTAGTTAGACTTTCAATGAAGATCTACCCAACTGCCTTTACAGTGGAACATATACCAAAAACACTTTCGCCAACAGGAAATATCACCAGTGCTCCTAAGAACTTTTCAGTATAT GGTCTAGATGATGAATATCAAGAAGAAGGTGTGCTTCTTGGACATTACTTTTATGACCAAGGAGGAGAGCCACTGCAGATGTTTCCAGTAAAG gaGGAAAATGAAAACGTATTCCAAATAGTGGAACTGAGAATTGTTTCTAACTGGGGACATGCAGAATATACATGTCTCTATCGGTTCAGAGTGCATGGGAAACCAGCTGAATAA
- the SUN1 gene encoding SUN domain-containing protein 1 isoform X6 has protein sequence MDFSRLHTYTPPQCVPENTGYTYALSSSYSSAALDFETEHKLDPVFDSPRMSRRSLRLAAAGFHKSDDARSDILHDGSYAGNVSFREQSKMVKQRKSMNKQSGTVRHTPRKNLSSSSIFSQSSFNSHASDTSMTSTVLDESLIREQTEVDHFWGLDDDGDPKGSDTTLMQGNGDVATAEMQTAVINGYTCNDCSMLSERKEVLTAYSASHVPSSRIYSRDRSQKHASTHSDYCGSMNVKEIFRDNSRLGVHEESICDDCKGKKHLETYTTDHMQSSWAKRVARTIWHTFSYAVLKNQVYSLLKGRAASGMFWWLRTGWYQLVALMSLLSALLLRCLPKIFKLLLFLIPLLFLLGMWSWGFDGFVSLLPSLNWTRIHRVQRIDDAIHILKPQPDSSHSVQPPKGTINIFDSGRVTELEKQMAFVSDRCHHRDEEYRKVMLLLQNLQDQVAQMSDRSEILTLIKNVMSQHLTDMKEEEKTNFLALHQEHEMRIMTLGDLLGKLSAKSEDIQKELDIAKAKTMRDGDEHNHLLSKVKKLELELSQMKSELLNWQSVKTSCDKIDVIHEKVDAQVKESIKLMFFGDRQEDFPESLLQWLASNFVSKSDLQTLLQDLELQILKNITLHMSSTNQKLTSEVVTNAVNNVGVSGITEAQARIIVNNALKLYSQDKTGMVDFALESGGGSILSTRCSETYETKTALISLFGIPLWYFSQSPRVVIQPDMYPGNCWAFKGSQGYLVVRLSMKIYPTAFTVEHIPKTLSPTGNITSAPKNFSVYGLDDEYQEEGVLLGHYFYDQGGEPLQMFPVKEENENVFQIVELRIVSNWGHAEYTCLYRFRVHGKPAE, from the exons ttCAAGTTATTCTTCGGCTGCTTTGGATTTTGAGACAGAGCACAAATTGGATCCGGTATTTGATTCACCAAGAATGTCACGGCGTAGTTTGCGGTTAGCTGCTGCAGGATTTCATAAATCGGATGATGCCCGAAGTGATATCCTTCATGATGGCTCTTACGCTGGAAATGTGTCTTTCAGAGAACAGTCTAA GATGGTGAAGCAACGCAAAAGTATGAATAAACAATCTGGCACTGTGAGACATACACCAAGGAAAAATCTATCCAGCTCTTCTATTTTTAGCCAAAGTAGTTTCAATAGCCATGCCAGTGATACATCAATGACATCCACTGTATTGGATGAATCTTTGATTCGAGAGCAGACTGAAGTTGATCATTTCTGGG gtcTTGATGATGATGGTGACCCGAAAG GTAGTGATACTACACTGATGCAGGGAAATGGTGATGTAGCAACAGCGGAAATGCAGACTGCAGTGATCAATGGCTATACTTGCAACGATTGCAGCATGCTTTCTGAACGGAAGGAGGTTCTTACAGCATACTCTGCTTCTCACGTGCCATCTTCCAGAATTTACTCGAGGGATAGGAGTCAGAAGCATGCATCTA CTCACTCAGATTACTGTGGAAGCATGAACGTAAAGGAGATTTTCAGAGACAATAGCCGTCTTGGTGTACATGAGGAATCAATAT GTGATGACTGTAAGGGGAAGAAACATCTTGAAACATACACCACAGACCACATGCAATCCTCATGGGCTAAAAGGGTAGCAAGGACCATTTGGCACACCTTTTCTTATGCAG tattgAAGAACCAAGTTTATAGTTTACTGAAAG GGAGGGCAGCTTCTGGCATGTTCTGGTGGCTTAGAACTGGATGGTATCAACTTGTTGCTCTAATGTCTTTGCTCAGTGCGCTGCTTCTTAG ATGCCTTCCAAAGATTTTCAAGCTATTACTGTTTCTCATCCCGCTGCTGTTTTTACTAG GTATGTGGTCCTGGGGATTTGATGGCTTCGTTTCACTACTACCCTCATTGAACTGGACAAGAATTCACAGAGTACAGAGAATAGATGATGCTATTCATATTCTCAAACCACAGCCTGATTCTTCTCATTCTGTGCAGCCTCCAAAG GGTACCATAAATATCTTTGATTCTGGTCGTGTAACTGAGCTGGAAAAGCAAATGGCCTTCGTGTCTGACAGATGCCATCACCGTGATGAAGAATATAGGAAAGTGATGCTTCTACTCCAGAATCTTCAAGATCAAGTTGCCCAGATGAGTGACAGAAGTGAAATATTGACACTAATAAAAAATGTGATGAGTCAGCATCTCACAGAtatgaaagaggaggaaaag actaaCTTCCTGGCTTTACATCAAGAACATGAGATGCGCATCATGACACTGGGAGACCTTCTTGGAAAACTTTCTGCTAAATCTGAG GACATCCAGAAGGAGCTTGACATAGCCAAAGCAAAAACAATGCG AGATGGTGATGAACATAATCACCTTTTATCCAAAGTTAAAAAGCTGGAACTAGAGTTGTCTCAGATGAAATCAGAGCTGTTAAATTGGCAAAGTGTGAAGACAAGCTGCGACAAAATAGATGTCATTCATGAGAAA GTAGATGCCCAGGTCAAAGAATCCATCAAGCTAATGTTTTTCGGTGATCGCCAGGAAGACTTTCCTGAATCACTTCTCCAATGGCTTGCATCCAATTTTGTGAGCAAAAGTGATTTGCAGACTTTGCTGCAGGATCTAGAGTTGCAGATCCTCAAGAACATTACTCTCCATATGTCGTCTACAAACCAAAAACTAACGTCTGAAGTAGTAACAAATGCTGTGAATAACGTAGGGGTTTCTGGAATCACGGAAGCG CAAGCACGCATTATTGTAAACAATGCGTTGAAGCTCTATTCTCAAGACAAGACTGGCATGGTGGATTTCGCCTTAGAATCTGGAG GTGGCAGTATTCTGAGTACTCGCTGTTCTGAAACCTATGAGACTAAAACAGCATTAATTAGCCTCTTTGGAATTCCTCTGTGGTACTTCTCTCAGTCTCCCAGAGTGGTGATTCAG CCGGACATGTATCCAGGAAACTGCTGGGCTTTCAAAGGATCACAAGGGTATCTTGTAGTTAGACTTTCAATGAAGATCTACCCAACTGCCTTTACAGTGGAACATATACCAAAAACACTTTCGCCAACAGGAAATATCACCAGTGCTCCTAAGAACTTTTCAGTATAT GGTCTAGATGATGAATATCAAGAAGAAGGTGTGCTTCTTGGACATTACTTTTATGACCAAGGAGGAGAGCCACTGCAGATGTTTCCAGTAAAG gaGGAAAATGAAAACGTATTCCAAATAGTGGAACTGAGAATTGTTTCTAACTGGGGACATGCAGAATATACATGTCTCTATCGGTTCAGAGTGCATGGGAAACCAGCTGAATAA
- the SUN1 gene encoding SUN domain-containing protein 1 isoform X10, protein MSRRSLRLAAAGFHKSDDARSDILHDGSYAGNVSFREQSKMVKQRKSMNKQSGTVRHTPRKNLSSSSIFSQSSFNSHASDTSMTSTVLDESLIREQTEVDHFWGLDDDGDPKGSDTTLMQGNGDVATAEMQTAVINGYTCNDCSMLSERKEVLTAYSASHVPSSRIYSRDRSQKHASRGASFYMNKILRLVKHAAASFASLLVHLVQMVLLKLGYEFKAHSDYCGSMNVKEIFRDNSRLGVHEESICYFMVHMLRTVGATGWLVSQKVLSLLWLPIVSSGRAASGMFWWLRTGWYQLVALMSLLSALLLRCLPKIFKLLLFLIPLLFLLGMWSWGFDGFVSLLPSLNWTRIHRVQRIDDAIHILKPQPDSSHSVQPPKGTINIFDSGRVTELEKQMAFVSDRCHHRDEEYRKVMLLLQNLQDQVAQMSDRSEILTLIKNVMSQHLTDMKEEEKTNFLALHQEHEMRIMTLGDLLGKLSAKSEDIQKELDIAKAKTMRDGDEHNHLLSKVKKLELELSQMKSELLNWQSVKTSCDKIDVIHEKVDAQVKESIKLMFFGDRQEDFPESLLQWLASNFVSKSDLQTLLQDLELQILKNITLHMSSTNQKLTSEVVTNAVNNVGVSGITEAQARIIVNNALKLYSQDKTGMVDFALESGGGSILSTRCSETYETKTALISLFGIPLWYFSQSPRVVIQPDMYPGNCWAFKGSQGYLVVRLSMKIYPTAFTVEHIPKTLSPTGNITSAPKNFSVYGLDDEYQEEGVLLGHYFYDQGGEPLQMFPVKEENENVFQIVELRIVSNWGHAEYTCLYRFRVHGKPAE, encoded by the exons ATGTCACGGCGTAGTTTGCGGTTAGCTGCTGCAGGATTTCATAAATCGGATGATGCCCGAAGTGATATCCTTCATGATGGCTCTTACGCTGGAAATGTGTCTTTCAGAGAACAGTCTAA GATGGTGAAGCAACGCAAAAGTATGAATAAACAATCTGGCACTGTGAGACATACACCAAGGAAAAATCTATCCAGCTCTTCTATTTTTAGCCAAAGTAGTTTCAATAGCCATGCCAGTGATACATCAATGACATCCACTGTATTGGATGAATCTTTGATTCGAGAGCAGACTGAAGTTGATCATTTCTGGG gtcTTGATGATGATGGTGACCCGAAAG GTAGTGATACTACACTGATGCAGGGAAATGGTGATGTAGCAACAGCGGAAATGCAGACTGCAGTGATCAATGGCTATACTTGCAACGATTGCAGCATGCTTTCTGAACGGAAGGAGGTTCTTACAGCATACTCTGCTTCTCACGTGCCATCTTCCAGAATTTACTCGAGGGATAGGAGTCAGAAGCATGCATCTA gaGGTGCCTCTTTCTACATGAATAAGATTCTGCGATTGGTCAAACATGCTGCAGCATCTTTTGCATCACTCTTAGTGCATCTAGTTCAAATGGTTCTGCTGAAGCTGGGTTATGAGTTTAAAG CTCACTCAGATTACTGTGGAAGCATGAACGTAAAGGAGATTTTCAGAGACAATAGCCGTCTTGGTGTACATGAGGAATCAATAT GTTACTTTATGGTTCACATGTTGCGAACAGTGGGAGCAACTGGATGGCTTGTGTCTCAGAAGGTGTTGTCTCTACTTTGGCTGCCCATTGTTTCTTCAG GGAGGGCAGCTTCTGGCATGTTCTGGTGGCTTAGAACTGGATGGTATCAACTTGTTGCTCTAATGTCTTTGCTCAGTGCGCTGCTTCTTAG ATGCCTTCCAAAGATTTTCAAGCTATTACTGTTTCTCATCCCGCTGCTGTTTTTACTAG GTATGTGGTCCTGGGGATTTGATGGCTTCGTTTCACTACTACCCTCATTGAACTGGACAAGAATTCACAGAGTACAGAGAATAGATGATGCTATTCATATTCTCAAACCACAGCCTGATTCTTCTCATTCTGTGCAGCCTCCAAAG GGTACCATAAATATCTTTGATTCTGGTCGTGTAACTGAGCTGGAAAAGCAAATGGCCTTCGTGTCTGACAGATGCCATCACCGTGATGAAGAATATAGGAAAGTGATGCTTCTACTCCAGAATCTTCAAGATCAAGTTGCCCAGATGAGTGACAGAAGTGAAATATTGACACTAATAAAAAATGTGATGAGTCAGCATCTCACAGAtatgaaagaggaggaaaag actaaCTTCCTGGCTTTACATCAAGAACATGAGATGCGCATCATGACACTGGGAGACCTTCTTGGAAAACTTTCTGCTAAATCTGAG GACATCCAGAAGGAGCTTGACATAGCCAAAGCAAAAACAATGCG AGATGGTGATGAACATAATCACCTTTTATCCAAAGTTAAAAAGCTGGAACTAGAGTTGTCTCAGATGAAATCAGAGCTGTTAAATTGGCAAAGTGTGAAGACAAGCTGCGACAAAATAGATGTCATTCATGAGAAA GTAGATGCCCAGGTCAAAGAATCCATCAAGCTAATGTTTTTCGGTGATCGCCAGGAAGACTTTCCTGAATCACTTCTCCAATGGCTTGCATCCAATTTTGTGAGCAAAAGTGATTTGCAGACTTTGCTGCAGGATCTAGAGTTGCAGATCCTCAAGAACATTACTCTCCATATGTCGTCTACAAACCAAAAACTAACGTCTGAAGTAGTAACAAATGCTGTGAATAACGTAGGGGTTTCTGGAATCACGGAAGCG CAAGCACGCATTATTGTAAACAATGCGTTGAAGCTCTATTCTCAAGACAAGACTGGCATGGTGGATTTCGCCTTAGAATCTGGAG GTGGCAGTATTCTGAGTACTCGCTGTTCTGAAACCTATGAGACTAAAACAGCATTAATTAGCCTCTTTGGAATTCCTCTGTGGTACTTCTCTCAGTCTCCCAGAGTGGTGATTCAG CCGGACATGTATCCAGGAAACTGCTGGGCTTTCAAAGGATCACAAGGGTATCTTGTAGTTAGACTTTCAATGAAGATCTACCCAACTGCCTTTACAGTGGAACATATACCAAAAACACTTTCGCCAACAGGAAATATCACCAGTGCTCCTAAGAACTTTTCAGTATAT GGTCTAGATGATGAATATCAAGAAGAAGGTGTGCTTCTTGGACATTACTTTTATGACCAAGGAGGAGAGCCACTGCAGATGTTTCCAGTAAAG gaGGAAAATGAAAACGTATTCCAAATAGTGGAACTGAGAATTGTTTCTAACTGGGGACATGCAGAATATACATGTCTCTATCGGTTCAGAGTGCATGGGAAACCAGCTGAATAA
- the SUN1 gene encoding SUN domain-containing protein 1 isoform X9, translated as MDFSRLHTYTPPQCVPENTGYTYALSSSYSSAALDFETEHKLDPVFDSPRMSRRSLRLAAAGFHKSDDARSDILHDGSYAGNVSFREQSKMVKQRKSMNKQSGTVRHTPRKNLSSSSIFSQSSFNSHASDTSMTSTVLDESLIREQTEVDHFWGLDDDGDPKGSDTTLMQGNGDVATAEMQTAVINGYTCNDCSMLSERKEVLTAYSASHVPSSRIYSRDRSQKHASTHSDYCGSMNVKEIFRDNSRLGVHEESICYFMVHMLRTVGATGWLVSQKVLSLLWLPIVSSGRAASGMFWWLRTGWYQLVALMSLLSALLLRCLPKIFKLLLFLIPLLFLLGMWSWGFDGFVSLLPSLNWTRIHRVQRIDDAIHILKPQPDSSHSVQPPKGTINIFDSGRVTELEKQMAFVSDRCHHRDEEYRKVMLLLQNLQDQVAQMSDRSEILTLIKNVMSQHLTDMKEEEKTNFLALHQEHEMRIMTLGDLLGKLSAKSEDIQKELDIAKAKTMRDGDEHNHLLSKVKKLELELSQMKSELLNWQSVKTSCDKIDVIHEKVDAQVKESIKLMFFGDRQEDFPESLLQWLASNFVSKSDLQTLLQDLELQILKNITLHMSSTNQKLTSEVVTNAVNNVGVSGITEAQARIIVNNALKLYSQDKTGMVDFALESGGGSILSTRCSETYETKTALISLFGIPLWYFSQSPRVVIQPDMYPGNCWAFKGSQGYLVVRLSMKIYPTAFTVEHIPKTLSPTGNITSAPKNFSVYGLDDEYQEEGVLLGHYFYDQGGEPLQMFPVKEENENVFQIVELRIVSNWGHAEYTCLYRFRVHGKPAE; from the exons ttCAAGTTATTCTTCGGCTGCTTTGGATTTTGAGACAGAGCACAAATTGGATCCGGTATTTGATTCACCAAGAATGTCACGGCGTAGTTTGCGGTTAGCTGCTGCAGGATTTCATAAATCGGATGATGCCCGAAGTGATATCCTTCATGATGGCTCTTACGCTGGAAATGTGTCTTTCAGAGAACAGTCTAA GATGGTGAAGCAACGCAAAAGTATGAATAAACAATCTGGCACTGTGAGACATACACCAAGGAAAAATCTATCCAGCTCTTCTATTTTTAGCCAAAGTAGTTTCAATAGCCATGCCAGTGATACATCAATGACATCCACTGTATTGGATGAATCTTTGATTCGAGAGCAGACTGAAGTTGATCATTTCTGGG gtcTTGATGATGATGGTGACCCGAAAG GTAGTGATACTACACTGATGCAGGGAAATGGTGATGTAGCAACAGCGGAAATGCAGACTGCAGTGATCAATGGCTATACTTGCAACGATTGCAGCATGCTTTCTGAACGGAAGGAGGTTCTTACAGCATACTCTGCTTCTCACGTGCCATCTTCCAGAATTTACTCGAGGGATAGGAGTCAGAAGCATGCATCTA CTCACTCAGATTACTGTGGAAGCATGAACGTAAAGGAGATTTTCAGAGACAATAGCCGTCTTGGTGTACATGAGGAATCAATAT GTTACTTTATGGTTCACATGTTGCGAACAGTGGGAGCAACTGGATGGCTTGTGTCTCAGAAGGTGTTGTCTCTACTTTGGCTGCCCATTGTTTCTTCAG GGAGGGCAGCTTCTGGCATGTTCTGGTGGCTTAGAACTGGATGGTATCAACTTGTTGCTCTAATGTCTTTGCTCAGTGCGCTGCTTCTTAG ATGCCTTCCAAAGATTTTCAAGCTATTACTGTTTCTCATCCCGCTGCTGTTTTTACTAG GTATGTGGTCCTGGGGATTTGATGGCTTCGTTTCACTACTACCCTCATTGAACTGGACAAGAATTCACAGAGTACAGAGAATAGATGATGCTATTCATATTCTCAAACCACAGCCTGATTCTTCTCATTCTGTGCAGCCTCCAAAG GGTACCATAAATATCTTTGATTCTGGTCGTGTAACTGAGCTGGAAAAGCAAATGGCCTTCGTGTCTGACAGATGCCATCACCGTGATGAAGAATATAGGAAAGTGATGCTTCTACTCCAGAATCTTCAAGATCAAGTTGCCCAGATGAGTGACAGAAGTGAAATATTGACACTAATAAAAAATGTGATGAGTCAGCATCTCACAGAtatgaaagaggaggaaaag actaaCTTCCTGGCTTTACATCAAGAACATGAGATGCGCATCATGACACTGGGAGACCTTCTTGGAAAACTTTCTGCTAAATCTGAG GACATCCAGAAGGAGCTTGACATAGCCAAAGCAAAAACAATGCG AGATGGTGATGAACATAATCACCTTTTATCCAAAGTTAAAAAGCTGGAACTAGAGTTGTCTCAGATGAAATCAGAGCTGTTAAATTGGCAAAGTGTGAAGACAAGCTGCGACAAAATAGATGTCATTCATGAGAAA GTAGATGCCCAGGTCAAAGAATCCATCAAGCTAATGTTTTTCGGTGATCGCCAGGAAGACTTTCCTGAATCACTTCTCCAATGGCTTGCATCCAATTTTGTGAGCAAAAGTGATTTGCAGACTTTGCTGCAGGATCTAGAGTTGCAGATCCTCAAGAACATTACTCTCCATATGTCGTCTACAAACCAAAAACTAACGTCTGAAGTAGTAACAAATGCTGTGAATAACGTAGGGGTTTCTGGAATCACGGAAGCG CAAGCACGCATTATTGTAAACAATGCGTTGAAGCTCTATTCTCAAGACAAGACTGGCATGGTGGATTTCGCCTTAGAATCTGGAG GTGGCAGTATTCTGAGTACTCGCTGTTCTGAAACCTATGAGACTAAAACAGCATTAATTAGCCTCTTTGGAATTCCTCTGTGGTACTTCTCTCAGTCTCCCAGAGTGGTGATTCAG CCGGACATGTATCCAGGAAACTGCTGGGCTTTCAAAGGATCACAAGGGTATCTTGTAGTTAGACTTTCAATGAAGATCTACCCAACTGCCTTTACAGTGGAACATATACCAAAAACACTTTCGCCAACAGGAAATATCACCAGTGCTCCTAAGAACTTTTCAGTATAT GGTCTAGATGATGAATATCAAGAAGAAGGTGTGCTTCTTGGACATTACTTTTATGACCAAGGAGGAGAGCCACTGCAGATGTTTCCAGTAAAG gaGGAAAATGAAAACGTATTCCAAATAGTGGAACTGAGAATTGTTTCTAACTGGGGACATGCAGAATATACATGTCTCTATCGGTTCAGAGTGCATGGGAAACCAGCTGAATAA